From the Rhodoferax sp. WC2427 genome, one window contains:
- the pruA gene encoding L-glutamate gamma-semialdehyde dehydrogenase, whose product MHFRPNFPRPENEPTCDYTEGTEALAQLRKELDNREVLDIPAVIGGKKIFSGDVEDIIVPHDRHRTIARVHRPNAAQVQESIQSNLDAAHDWARMDFADRAAIMHRAAAIVQGRLRHRINAATMLGQSKTLEEAEADSACELIDFLHFNTFNAQTILADQPLTVRTAQNRTDWRPLEGFVYAVSPFNFTAIGANLSCAPALMGNTVLWKPSNKSTLANYLFFQALEEAGLPPGVINFVPGEALSVSDAVYGSRHFAGLHFTGSSEVFRSLWKRAAGHIDQYRTFPRMVGETGGKDFVLAHRSADANEVAVALLRGAFGYQGQKCSAASRAYIPASLWPQVKDVLCGLLSQVKMGDIADPATYIGAVIDKNSYAKLSTRIAAAKNDHQVQLVSGGACSDETGFFIQPTVLQVNDPRHSLMKEELFGPILSVFEYQDSAWDEVLKEVDSASEYALTGSIFCTDRAALRQAQDALLHAAGNLYLNDKPTGAVVGQQPFGGGRASGTNDKAGSWMNLLRWTSPRVVKETYAPARGL is encoded by the coding sequence ATGCATTTTCGTCCGAACTTTCCCCGCCCCGAGAACGAACCCACTTGCGATTACACCGAGGGCACCGAGGCTTTGGCCCAGCTGCGCAAGGAGCTTGACAACCGCGAGGTGCTTGACATCCCGGCCGTCATTGGTGGCAAGAAGATTTTTTCGGGTGACGTAGAGGACATCATTGTTCCGCACGACCGCCACCGCACCATTGCCCGGGTCCACCGTCCCAACGCTGCGCAGGTGCAGGAGTCCATCCAGAGCAATCTCGATGCCGCCCACGACTGGGCGCGCATGGACTTTGCCGACCGCGCGGCCATCATGCACAGAGCGGCAGCGATCGTGCAGGGGCGCCTGCGCCACCGCATCAATGCGGCCACCATGTTGGGCCAGAGCAAGACGCTGGAAGAGGCCGAGGCCGACAGCGCCTGCGAACTTATCGACTTTTTGCACTTCAACACGTTCAACGCACAGACCATCCTGGCCGACCAACCCTTGACGGTGCGGACCGCACAGAACCGCACGGACTGGCGGCCCCTGGAGGGCTTTGTCTATGCCGTATCGCCCTTCAACTTCACCGCCATTGGGGCCAACCTGAGCTGCGCCCCGGCCCTGATGGGGAACACGGTGCTCTGGAAGCCTTCGAACAAGTCGACCCTGGCCAATTATTTGTTCTTCCAGGCCCTGGAAGAGGCGGGTCTGCCGCCGGGGGTCATCAATTTTGTGCCGGGTGAAGCCCTGTCGGTCAGCGATGCCGTCTATGGCTCTCGCCACTTTGCCGGCCTGCACTTCACCGGTTCTTCGGAGGTGTTTCGCTCCTTGTGGAAGCGTGCTGCGGGCCATATTGACCAGTACCGCACCTTCCCCCGCATGGTGGGCGAAACCGGTGGCAAGGATTTTGTGCTGGCCCACCGTTCTGCGGATGCCAACGAGGTGGCTGTGGCCCTGTTGCGCGGTGCTTTTGGCTACCAGGGGCAGAAGTGCAGTGCCGCGTCGCGTGCGTATATTCCGGCCAGCCTGTGGCCCCAGGTCAAGGATGTGCTCTGCGGTCTGCTGTCCCAGGTGAAGATGGGCGATATCGCCGACCCGGCCACCTACATCGGAGCCGTGATCGACAAAAACTCTTACGCGAAACTCAGCACCCGGATTGCCGCGGCGAAAAACGACCACCAGGTCCAGCTCGTCTCGGGCGGGGCCTGTAGTGACGAGACGGGCTTCTTCATCCAGCCCACCGTATTGCAGGTCAACGACCCGCGCCACTCGCTGATGAAGGAAGAGCTGTTTGGCCCGATTCTGTCGGTGTTTGAATACCAGGACAGCGCCTGGGATGAGGTGCTGAAAGAGGTCGATTCCGCATCCGAGTACGCGCTCACCGGTTCCATTTTCTGCACCGACCGGGCCGCGCTGCGCCAGGCGCAAGATGCCCTGCTGCACGCGGCTGGCAATCTGTACCTGAACGACAAACCTACCGGTGCCGTGGTGGGCCAGCAGCCCTTTGGCGGCGGTCGCGCGAGTGGCACGAATGACAAGGCCGGTTCCTGGATGAACCTGCTGCGCTGGACTTCGCCGCGCGTCGTGAAAGAGACCTACGCGCCTGCGCGAGGGCTTTAA
- a CDS encoding LysR family transcriptional regulator produces MNDEPSNQYPEWGLLSAWVAVVESESVSLAARRLGLSQAAVSMRIKLLETKLNTELLDRSTRPAKVTLAGRRLYESTTPLLRNADEMLESVRGISRAKRSVVRLGCIDSFAATVGPVLFRALSNTTQQVRLWSGLTPSLMSQFVNRQLDMMITTAPEIPLNDVAHLPLFSEQYLLVMPASHTFRPLSSISDLAQKLPLIRYSARSNIGEQIDKFLALHADHVERTCEFDTSDPLLSLVAAGIGFAITTPMCIWQSRHFVPQLRMVPLDALRSRGRPYAPIQRTFYLTYRPGEMGKLPKEVEHLTRIAMGSHIAADMETTLGLPRSMILSPVHSGEPSGGGAGDTG; encoded by the coding sequence ATGAACGACGAACCCTCGAACCAATACCCCGAATGGGGGCTGCTCAGTGCCTGGGTGGCCGTGGTGGAGTCAGAATCTGTCTCCCTGGCTGCCCGACGGCTGGGCCTGTCGCAGGCGGCCGTGTCCATGCGCATCAAATTGCTGGAAACAAAACTGAACACCGAGTTGCTCGACCGAAGCACCCGCCCGGCCAAGGTCACCCTGGCGGGTCGGCGCCTGTATGAAAGCACCACACCCTTGCTCCGCAATGCCGACGAGATGCTGGAAAGTGTGCGCGGCATCAGCCGGGCCAAGCGGTCGGTGGTGCGCCTGGGCTGTATCGACTCTTTTGCCGCGACCGTCGGGCCGGTGCTGTTCCGGGCACTCTCCAACACCACCCAGCAGGTGCGCCTGTGGTCCGGGCTCACGCCCTCCTTGATGTCGCAGTTTGTCAACCGGCAGCTGGACATGATGATTACCACGGCACCCGAGATACCCCTCAACGATGTCGCGCATCTGCCGCTGTTCTCCGAGCAATACCTGCTCGTCATGCCGGCATCGCACACATTCCGGCCTTTGAGTTCGATCAGCGACCTGGCCCAAAAACTGCCCCTGATCCGCTATAGCGCGCGCTCCAATATTGGGGAGCAAATCGATAAATTCCTCGCGCTGCATGCCGACCATGTAGAACGCACCTGCGAATTCGACACCTCCGACCCGCTGCTGAGTCTGGTGGCCGCAGGGATTGGCTTTGCCATCACCACGCCGATGTGCATCTGGCAATCCCGCCATTTCGTGCCCCAGTTGCGCATGGTGCCCTTGGACGCCTTGCGCAGCCGCGGCCGCCCCTATGCCCCCATCCAGCGCACCTTCTACCTCACCTACCGGCCCGGAGAAATGGGCAAGCTGCCCAAAGAAGTGGAACACCTCACCCGCATTGCCATGGGCAGCCATATCGCGGCGGATATGGAGACCACGCTGGGCCTGCCGCGCAGCATGATTCTGTCGCCCGTCCATTCTGGCGAGCCGTCAGGTGGCGGGGCTGGCGACACTGGGTAG
- a CDS encoding protein kinase, translated as MTHALRVTLGQHSRAGRKRVEDAECAVRINQDFHGAMLPLEPLRSSKGIVVAQADGIGSSAVSQEASAAAVRGFLDDYYATSDAWSVRRSAQRVLGATNAWLHAQTMRSHARFDKDRGYVCTFSALVLKGREVHLLHVGDSRIYRLHPQALEQLTEDHRVHLSSAESYLGRALGVGPNVEIDYRCLSAEVGEIYVLATDGAYLHFDAAAVHAALALCPDDFDAAASVLVSTAQARGADDDMTVQLLRIDALPAADPLHLQAQRQGLAVPPPLSPRMAFEGYTVVRSLHASARSHVHLAVDDATGQQVVLKTPSVDMREDPAYLDGFLLEEWVARRLHSPHVLKAFATDRPRHHVFVAMEFVDGQTLTQWMTDHPRPDLDTVRSIVAQVAKGLQAFHGKEMLHQDLRPENLMVDRTGTVKIIDFASTHVAGLTEGTPRARADAIVGTLQYTAPEYFTGGGGSAQSELFSLAVLAYQMLTAQLPYGLQVTQVQSPADLKRLRYVPVRHLRPELPAWLDGVLQKALHPHPAKRQEALSEFLQDLHAPGPQYLSQRTPPLVERNPVVFWQGVAVVLAIAVLVLLGLR; from the coding sequence ATGACCCACGCCTTGCGTGTGACGCTGGGCCAGCACTCGCGGGCCGGGCGGAAAAGGGTTGAAGACGCAGAGTGCGCCGTTCGCATCAACCAGGACTTCCACGGTGCCATGCTGCCGCTGGAGCCCCTGCGCAGCAGCAAGGGCATTGTGGTGGCGCAGGCCGATGGCATTGGCTCCAGCGCGGTGAGCCAGGAGGCCAGTGCGGCGGCGGTGCGCGGCTTTCTGGACGACTACTACGCCACGTCCGACGCCTGGTCGGTGCGCCGCTCGGCCCAGCGCGTGCTGGGTGCCACCAACGCCTGGCTGCACGCCCAGACCATGCGCAGCCATGCGCGGTTTGATAAAGACCGGGGCTACGTCTGTACCTTCAGCGCCCTGGTGCTGAAGGGGCGTGAGGTGCATTTGCTGCACGTGGGCGACTCGCGCATCTACAGGCTGCACCCGCAGGCGCTGGAGCAGCTGACCGAAGACCACCGCGTCCACCTCTCATCCGCCGAGTCCTATCTGGGCCGCGCACTGGGTGTGGGCCCGAATGTGGAGATCGACTACCGATGCCTCAGCGCCGAAGTGGGCGAGATCTACGTGCTGGCCACCGACGGCGCCTACCTGCACTTCGATGCGGCCGCCGTGCATGCCGCCCTGGCGCTGTGCCCGGACGATTTCGACGCTGCCGCCAGCGTGTTGGTCAGCACCGCCCAGGCGCGCGGTGCCGACGACGATATGACGGTGCAGCTGCTGCGCATCGACGCGCTGCCCGCCGCCGACCCGCTGCACCTGCAGGCGCAGCGCCAGGGGTTGGCCGTGCCGCCACCGCTGTCGCCGCGCATGGCATTTGAGGGCTACACCGTGGTGCGCAGCCTGCATGCCAGTGCCCGTAGCCATGTGCACCTGGCCGTGGACGATGCCACCGGCCAGCAGGTGGTGCTGAAAACGCCCTCGGTGGATATGCGCGAAGACCCGGCCTACCTGGACGGTTTTTTGCTGGAGGAATGGGTGGCGCGCCGCCTGCACAGCCCGCACGTGCTCAAAGCCTTTGCCACCGATCGACCGCGCCACCACGTTTTTGTGGCGATGGAGTTTGTCGACGGCCAGACCCTCACCCAGTGGATGACCGACCACCCCCGCCCCGACCTGGACACCGTGCGCAGCATCGTCGCCCAGGTGGCCAAAGGGCTGCAGGCTTTCCATGGCAAGGAAATGCTGCACCAGGACCTGCGGCCCGAGAACCTGATGGTCGACCGCACCGGCACGGTGAAGATCATCGACTTTGCGTCCACCCACGTGGCGGGCCTGACCGAAGGCACGCCGCGCGCCCGTGCCGATGCCATCGTCGGCACGCTGCAGTACACCGCACCGGAGTACTTCACCGGTGGTGGCGGTAGTGCGCAGTCGGAATTGTTCTCGTTGGCGGTGCTGGCCTACCAGATGCTCACCGCACAGCTGCCGTACGGCCTGCAGGTTACCCAGGTGCAGTCGCCCGCCGATCTGAAGCGGCTGCGGTATGTGCCGGTACGCCACCTGCGCCCCGAGCTCCCCGCCTGGCTGGATGGCGTGCTGCAAAAAGCCCTGCACCCGCACCCGGCCAAGCGGCAGGAAGCGCTGTCTGAATTCCTGCAAGACCTGCATGCGCCCGGCCCCCAATATCTAAGCCAACGCACCCCGCCGCTGGTAGAGCGCAACCCGGTGGTCTTCTGGCAAGGGGTGGCGGTGGTGCTGGCTATTGCGGTGCTGGTGTTGCTGGGGCTGCGCTAG
- a CDS encoding formate/nitrite transporter family protein, with translation MAYLAPAEFVTKMVDAGESKLLMSTRDTLIRSFMAGAILALAAAFAVSVTVNSGNPLIGAMLFPVGFIMLYLMGFDLLTGVFTLAPLAVLDKRPGATWAGVLRNWGLVFVGNFAGALTVAVFMAIIFTFGFSEAPNAIGEKLGHIGEGRTLGYSAHGAAGMLTLFVRAVMCNWMVSTGVVAAMMSTTVSGKAIGMWMPVMIFFYMGFEHSIVNMFLFPTGLMLGGKFTLMDYIIWNEIPTVLGNLVGGLTFVGLTLYSTHYKTAPKRVVG, from the coding sequence ATGGCCTACCTCGCCCCTGCCGAATTCGTGACCAAGATGGTCGATGCCGGTGAATCCAAACTGCTGATGTCCACCCGCGACACCCTGATCCGCTCCTTCATGGCCGGTGCCATCCTGGCCCTGGCCGCGGCATTTGCCGTGAGCGTCACCGTCAACTCCGGCAATCCGCTCATCGGCGCCATGCTGTTCCCGGTGGGTTTCATCATGTTGTACCTGATGGGTTTTGACCTGTTGACCGGCGTGTTCACGCTGGCGCCGCTGGCCGTGCTCGACAAGCGCCCGGGGGCTACCTGGGCCGGTGTGCTGCGCAACTGGGGGCTGGTGTTTGTGGGCAACTTTGCCGGTGCGCTGACGGTGGCCGTGTTCATGGCCATCATCTTCACCTTTGGCTTCAGCGAAGCGCCTAACGCCATTGGCGAGAAGCTGGGCCACATCGGTGAAGGCCGCACCCTGGGCTATTCGGCCCACGGCGCTGCGGGCATGCTGACGCTGTTTGTGCGCGCCGTGATGTGCAACTGGATGGTGTCCACCGGCGTGGTGGCGGCCATGATGTCCACCACCGTTTCGGGCAAGGCCATCGGCATGTGGATGCCGGTGATGATCTTCTTCTACATGGGTTTCGAGCACAGCATCGTCAACATGTTCCTGTTCCCCACCGGCCTGATGCTGGGCGGCAAGTTCACCCTGATGGACTACATCATTTGGAACGAGATCCCCACCGTGCTGGGTAACTTGGTGGGTGGTTTGACCTTCGTCGGTCTGACCCTGTACTCCACGCACTACAAAACGGCCCCCAAGCGCGTAGTGGGCTGA
- a CDS encoding nitrate- and nitrite sensing domain-containing protein, translating into MPLAAALSVSSLVLRAKQLEIDAVRQLASRAALVDAIGQLIQGLQRERGASGIYLASQAQRFADMRRKIVSEVEPLEAQLRAVFAEHLEPAQGATAKALSLMAWALLGLDALAALRSQIALQAMGAHDAVAAFSHLIAGLVELVFHVADGAGLPSVSRLLVALLHLVQAQEEAGQERAVGALMYASGLGNEAQQQRVVHLIDAQERSLQVFAEFAEPALRARWEQEQLAPGVAQLERLRRTLCIAKPGAALDSKLSEPWFEVCTERINALWQLQVELVKCLREDCAARILEAQQDLQDSKGLLRRLRDNPPQRTHAVDRFFDTGSLPSAAPEPAGSSASESTALRDLLQAQAARMASMEAELDAARRALHERKVIERAKGVLMARLGMNEDAAFRVLQKTSMDQNRRLLEVAEATLSLPNLAFAPPAPPGEKSPG; encoded by the coding sequence ATGCCGCTGGCCGCCGCCCTGTCGGTCTCCAGCCTGGTGCTGCGCGCCAAGCAGCTGGAGATCGACGCGGTGCGCCAGCTGGCCAGCCGGGCCGCGCTGGTGGATGCCATTGGCCAGTTGATCCAGGGCCTGCAGCGCGAGCGTGGGGCTTCCGGTATCTACCTGGCATCCCAGGCGCAGCGCTTTGCCGATATGCGCCGAAAAATAGTAAGCGAGGTGGAGCCGCTGGAAGCCCAGTTGCGCGCGGTGTTTGCCGAGCATCTGGAACCTGCCCAGGGTGCGACCGCCAAGGCGCTGTCCCTGATGGCCTGGGCCCTGCTGGGCCTGGACGCGCTGGCAGCGCTGCGCAGCCAGATCGCGCTTCAGGCCATGGGCGCCCACGATGCCGTGGCCGCTTTCAGCCACCTGATCGCCGGGCTGGTCGAGCTGGTCTTCCATGTGGCCGATGGGGCCGGGCTGCCCAGCGTGTCGCGGTTGCTGGTGGCTTTGCTGCACCTGGTGCAGGCCCAGGAAGAGGCGGGCCAGGAGCGGGCTGTGGGCGCGCTGATGTATGCCTCGGGCCTGGGCAACGAGGCGCAGCAGCAGCGCGTGGTGCACCTGATCGACGCGCAGGAGCGCAGCCTGCAGGTGTTTGCCGAATTCGCCGAACCGGCCCTGCGCGCCCGCTGGGAGCAAGAACAATTGGCCCCGGGGGTAGCCCAACTGGAACGCCTGCGCCGCACGCTGTGCATCGCCAAACCCGGCGCGGCGCTGGATAGCAAGCTCAGCGAGCCGTGGTTCGAGGTGTGCACCGAGCGCATCAACGCCCTGTGGCAGTTGCAGGTGGAACTGGTCAAATGCCTGCGCGAAGACTGCGCGGCCCGCATCCTGGAGGCCCAGCAGGACCTGCAAGACTCCAAGGGCCTGCTGCGCCGCCTGCGCGACAACCCGCCGCAGCGCACGCATGCGGTAGACCGGTTTTTTGACACCGGCTCCCTCCCCAGCGCCGCGCCTGAACCCGCGGGCAGCTCTGCCAGCGAATCCACCGCGCTGCGCGACCTGCTGCAGGCGCAAGCCGCCCGCATGGCCAGCATGGAGGCTGAGCTTGATGCCGCCCGCCGCGCCCTGCACGAGCGCAAGGTGATCGAACGGGCCAAGGGTGTGCTGATGGCACGGCTGGGTATGAACGAGGACGCCGCCTTTCGGGTGCTGCAAAAAACCTCGATGGACCAGAACCGCCGTTTGCTGGAAGTGGCCGAAGCCACACTGTCGCTGCCCAACCTGGCGTTTGCACCGCCGGCGCCACCAGGCGAGAAATCCCCGGGCTGA
- the nirD gene encoding nitrite reductase small subunit NirD codes for MTTTKTWTDICAVDDILPRTGVCALVENRHVAVFRLNTVDGSDQFFAIDNVDPKSGASVLSRGLMGNLGERIVVASPLYKNHFDLRTGECIETPEQSVRAHGVRIDAGRVSVALA; via the coding sequence ATGACCACTACCAAAACCTGGACCGACATCTGCGCGGTCGATGACATCCTGCCCCGCACCGGCGTGTGCGCCCTGGTGGAGAACCGGCACGTGGCGGTGTTCCGCCTGAACACTGTCGATGGAAGCGACCAGTTCTTCGCCATCGACAATGTAGACCCCAAATCGGGGGCCAGCGTGCTGTCGCGCGGGCTGATGGGCAACCTGGGCGAGCGCATCGTCGTCGCCTCGCCGCTGTACAAGAACCACTTCGACCTGCGCACCGGTGAATGCATCGAAACGCCCGAGCAGTCGGTGCGCGCCCATGGTGTGCGCATCGACGCAGGCCGCGTCAGCGTGGCCCTGGCCTAA
- the nirB gene encoding nitrite reductase large subunit NirB produces the protein MKIVLVGHGMVGHKFLESLSETGMTGVEVTVLCEEPRPAYDRVHLSEFFSGKTADDLSLVEPGFFERTGFTLRLAARAASVDRIAHTVTTLDGEVLPYDKLVLATGSNPFVPPVPGRDREHIHVYRTIEDLEAMQASGAKSKTGVVVGGGLLGLECAKALRDMGLEAHVVEFAPRLMTVQVDEGGGRVLRAKVEELGLTVHTGRNTLEITDGARARHRMVFADGTHLETDMIVFSAGIRPRDDLARQCVLAIGPRGGVVIDSACRTSDHNVYAIGECASWNEQVFGLVAPGYEMARVVARHIAGDKDAAFVGADMSTKLKLMGVDVASIGDAHGRTPKSRSCQYVDELRQIYKKIVISEDGKQLLGAVLIGDATEYGTLLQMALNGITLPADPEFLIFPSSDGKAKPGLGVEALPDTAQICSCNNVSKGAICAAVGEGACTIAEIKACTKAGATCGGCVPLVTQVMKFEMGRLGMAVNNHICEHFAYSRQEIYHLVRVGNIKSFDELMAKHGTGLGCDICKPVAASVLASCWNEFVLKKDLAGLQDSNDYYLGNIQKDGTYSVVPRMPGGEVTPDGLIAVGQVAKKYNLYTKITGGQRVDLFGARVEQLPPIWEELIDAGFESGHAYGKSLRTVKSCVGSTWCRYGVGDSVGLAVELEHRYKGLRSPHKIKFGVSGCTRECAEAQGKDIGIIATEKGWNLYICGNGGMKPRHAELFGSDMSKEDMVRMIDRVLMFYVRTADRLQRTSTWRENLEGGLDYLKDVLIKDSLGLCAELEAQMQHVVDTYQCEWKTAVTDPETRKRFRSFVNSDKQDEHVIFVEERGQIRPARAEERAQAVETA, from the coding sequence ATGAAAATAGTTTTAGTTGGCCACGGCATGGTGGGCCACAAGTTCCTTGAAAGCCTGAGTGAGACCGGCATGACCGGTGTCGAAGTCACGGTGCTCTGCGAGGAGCCCCGCCCCGCGTACGACCGCGTCCACCTCTCCGAATTCTTTAGCGGAAAAACCGCCGACGACCTGTCCCTGGTCGAGCCCGGCTTTTTCGAGCGCACCGGTTTCACGCTGCGCCTGGCGGCCCGCGCCGCCTCGGTCGACCGTATCGCCCACACCGTGACCACCCTGGACGGTGAAGTGTTGCCCTACGACAAGCTGGTGCTGGCCACCGGCTCCAACCCCTTTGTGCCGCCGGTACCGGGGCGTGACCGCGAACACATCCACGTCTACCGCACCATCGAAGACCTGGAGGCCATGCAGGCCTCCGGTGCCAAGTCGAAGACCGGCGTGGTGGTGGGCGGCGGCCTGCTGGGCCTGGAATGCGCCAAGGCCCTGCGCGACATGGGCCTGGAAGCCCACGTGGTGGAATTTGCCCCACGCCTGATGACGGTGCAGGTCGACGAAGGCGGTGGCCGCGTGCTGCGCGCCAAGGTAGAAGAGCTGGGCCTGACCGTGCACACCGGCCGCAACACGCTGGAGATCACCGACGGAGCCCGTGCCCGCCACCGCATGGTGTTTGCCGACGGTACGCACCTGGAAACCGACATGATCGTGTTCTCAGCCGGTATCCGCCCGCGCGACGACCTGGCCCGCCAGTGCGTGCTGGCCATCGGCCCGCGCGGTGGCGTGGTGATCGACAGCGCCTGCCGCACCAGCGACCACAACGTCTACGCCATCGGCGAATGCGCGTCCTGGAACGAGCAGGTGTTTGGCCTGGTGGCCCCAGGCTACGAGATGGCCCGCGTAGTGGCCCGCCATATTGCGGGTGACAAGGACGCGGCCTTCGTCGGTGCCGACATGAGCACCAAGCTCAAGCTGATGGGTGTGGACGTGGCCAGCATTGGCGATGCCCATGGCCGTACGCCCAAGAGCCGCAGCTGCCAGTACGTGGACGAGCTGCGCCAGATCTACAAGAAGATCGTCATCAGCGAAGACGGCAAGCAACTGCTGGGCGCGGTGCTGATTGGCGATGCCACCGAATACGGCACGCTGCTGCAGATGGCGTTGAACGGCATCACCCTGCCTGCGGACCCCGAATTCCTGATCTTCCCGTCCAGCGACGGCAAGGCCAAGCCGGGCCTGGGCGTGGAGGCTCTGCCCGATACGGCCCAGATCTGCTCCTGCAACAACGTCAGCAAGGGTGCTATCTGCGCCGCGGTGGGCGAGGGCGCTTGCACCATCGCCGAGATCAAGGCCTGTACCAAGGCCGGTGCCACCTGCGGCGGCTGCGTGCCCCTGGTCACCCAGGTGATGAAGTTCGAGATGGGCCGCCTGGGGATGGCCGTCAACAACCACATCTGCGAGCACTTTGCGTACTCGCGGCAAGAGATTTACCACCTGGTGCGCGTGGGCAACATCAAGAGCTTTGACGAACTCATGGCCAAGCACGGCACCGGCCTGGGCTGCGACATCTGCAAGCCGGTGGCGGCCAGCGTGCTGGCCTCCTGCTGGAACGAGTTTGTGCTCAAGAAAGACCTGGCCGGTCTACAAGACAGCAACGACTACTACCTGGGCAACATCCAGAAAGACGGCACCTACTCGGTGGTGCCGCGCATGCCGGGGGGCGAGGTCACACCCGACGGCCTGATCGCCGTAGGCCAGGTGGCCAAGAAGTACAACCTGTACACCAAGATCACCGGCGGCCAGCGGGTCGATTTGTTCGGCGCACGCGTCGAGCAGTTGCCACCCATCTGGGAAGAACTCATTGACGCGGGCTTCGAGTCGGGCCACGCCTACGGCAAGTCGCTGCGCACGGTGAAGAGTTGCGTGGGCTCCACCTGGTGCCGCTACGGCGTGGGCGACAGCGTGGGCCTGGCGGTCGAGCTGGAGCACCGCTACAAGGGCCTGCGCAGCCCGCACAAGATCAAGTTTGGCGTGTCGGGCTGCACCCGCGAATGCGCCGAAGCCCAGGGCAAGGACATCGGCATCATCGCCACCGAGAAGGGCTGGAACCTCTACATCTGCGGCAACGGCGGCATGAAGCCGCGCCACGCCGAGCTGTTTGGCTCCGACATGTCCAAGGAAGACATGGTGCGCATGATCGACCGCGTGCTGATGTTCTACGTGCGCACCGCCGACCGCCTGCAGCGCACCAGCACCTGGCGCGAAAACCTGGAAGGCGGCCTGGACTACCTGAAAGACGTGCTCATCAAAGACAGCCTGGGCCTGTGCGCCGAGCTGGAAGCGCAGATGCAGCACGTGGTGGACACCTACCAGTGCGAGTGGAAAACCGCGGTGACCGACCCCGAAACCCGCAAGCGTTTCCGCTCTTTTGTGAACAGCGACAAGCAGGACGAGCACGTGATCTTCGTGGAAGAGCGTGGCCAGATCCGCCCGGCCCGTGCCGAAGAGCGCGCCCAGGCTGTTGAAACTGCATAA
- a CDS encoding extracellular solute-binding protein, with protein sequence MKKTLHLTPLLLSALGATAMAAPIDIPLWRHESGDLEVTVTRAMIDDFNKSQPKYKVVYENLPKGSYTQSVTAAAVAKKLPCLIDMDQPTVANFAWSGYVRPLDKLLDKDLQADLLEGGKGTYKGVLYSVGQYDVALALYGRKSALAKAGVRVATIAQPWSLAETNDAFAKLKKLPEFEYVIDIHNSYDGEWWTYGFSPWLQSFGGDLIDRKSMTTAEGALNGKPAVAFGGWFQDLFKKGFVNKKPADDKSFVQGRVPLDFIGSWGHDEIFKKWGDDAVVMPVPDFGKGPKIGAASWQYGISASCPNPEGAAAFIDFMLQPANVAKLAQATSLLPATKRAAALTTDYREGGKLRFYYDFAQKYALTRPSTPGYPFLTSTFEKALRDIATGANVQTTLDNAADAIDRNIADNKGYGFKR encoded by the coding sequence ATGAAAAAAACCCTGCACCTCACCCCCCTGCTGCTGTCCGCCCTGGGTGCCACCGCCATGGCCGCGCCCATCGATATTCCGCTGTGGCGGCACGAAAGCGGCGACCTGGAAGTCACCGTGACCCGGGCCATGATCGACGACTTCAACAAGTCGCAGCCAAAGTACAAGGTGGTCTACGAGAACCTGCCCAAGGGCTCGTACACCCAGTCGGTCACTGCCGCCGCCGTGGCCAAGAAACTGCCCTGTCTGATCGACATGGACCAGCCCACGGTGGCCAACTTTGCCTGGTCGGGTTATGTGCGCCCACTCGACAAGCTGCTGGACAAAGACCTGCAGGCCGATCTGCTCGAAGGCGGCAAGGGCACTTACAAGGGCGTGCTGTATTCGGTGGGCCAGTACGACGTGGCCCTGGCCCTGTATGGCCGCAAATCGGCACTGGCCAAAGCGGGCGTGCGCGTGGCCACCATCGCCCAACCCTGGAGCCTGGCCGAGACCAACGATGCGTTCGCCAAACTGAAGAAGCTGCCCGAATTTGAATACGTGATCGACATCCACAACAGCTACGACGGCGAATGGTGGACGTATGGCTTCTCTCCCTGGCTGCAAAGCTTTGGCGGCGACCTGATCGACCGCAAGAGCATGACCACCGCCGAGGGCGCGCTCAATGGCAAGCCTGCCGTGGCATTTGGCGGCTGGTTCCAGGATTTGTTCAAAAAGGGCTTTGTCAACAAGAAGCCCGCCGATGACAAATCCTTCGTCCAGGGCCGGGTACCGCTGGACTTCATTGGCAGTTGGGGGCACGACGAGATTTTCAAGAAATGGGGTGACGATGCGGTGGTGATGCCGGTGCCCGATTTCGGCAAAGGCCCCAAGATCGGTGCAGCGTCCTGGCAGTACGGCATCAGCGCCAGTTGCCCGAATCCGGAAGGCGCGGCAGCCTTCATCGACTTCATGCTGCAGCCCGCCAACGTAGCCAAGCTGGCCCAGGCCACCTCGCTGCTGCCCGCCACCAAGCGCGCGGCGGCCCTCACCACCGACTACCGCGAAGGCGGCAAGCTGCGCTTCTATTACGACTTTGCGCAGAAATACGCCCTGACCCGCCCGTCCACGCCCGGCTATCCATTCCTGACCAGCACGTTTGAAAAGGCCTTGCGCGACATCGCCACGGGCGCCAATGTGCAAACCACGCTGGACAACGCCGCCGATGCGATCGACCGCAACATCGCCGACAACAAGGGCTACGGCTTCAAGCGCTAA